A region of Pirellulaceae bacterium DNA encodes the following proteins:
- a CDS encoding c-type cytochrome, with the protein MAQQKFQRFRTCVCLSILATVVGQTQQASSQDSAQDGETIRGTYAAGLIVRIADQEGRFVEQIDDTLGGWLDSNTKWSATKADTSWKIKWNGFLLAKPEGRFRFHGYARGTVRITVDGTQCFYSDTDTPSWVESEPVELEYGWRTLQVDYQPKGQQPLLKIAWSGPGFERELIPSRALFYNPSRSIGTPEQRGGKLVRDMGCKACHRLDRVPDLDPAPSLANLSTHMSRHWLIDWLTKPNSHSGMLPNFEFTPKQVNAIADHLLADPPDVKAKAPEPGNTQLGQKLFRTIGCLACHRADDVGPVSSRRDLSRVADKRSAGFLSTYLRNPQYLNSDHRMPVFDLSEEEQRDLVSYLLTLRSDGSKPSFSATSPSVAGKALVNVVRCGSCHQLPGDPIVVEKIPLPRQVETDRGCLADLNSSGSRPSYELSDADRDLVQAFLASKPGGLSRIAPAEPLQRFGCVACHPREAEAGIGPVALQVAAVDPSLAPQVPALIPPSLNQIGDKLNEKTLSQVIVGNGSDRRPWLLVRMPRFRFEPNEAKSLVRNLIAADRLPVESRKVAGENLNASQLAHGGTRLVTSAGFGCTSCHAIGESQPPNGPLNARGPDLASVGERIRRSWFDRWLRNPTRIVPRVEMPAITHPVIGVFEQQLDQQVNAVWHVLNQSDFRPPESDALRVVRRTGNSDQRSIVLTDVLYSRGELFVKPFLVALPNRHNVLFDFKTGRLAEWTIGDAARQRTKGKTWFWDLAGTRMLLDNSPDSDVAILAAGKRYFAETQGQFVTQADRWSHDDGGVEFQTRLEFAGPSPTRLWLTQRIQPSSNSPATAWQRKLSFDGDVARSDLSVRVIPDGQLDQMNLSSDARVAELPDGRRVRILSDGNAKFHADGFVVMGAAAGSAEILLEYESSIRSDQFPEIVAKDTSQSPAKIRVVPGFEAYRLPIGNSMMPTGLSWRPDGNLYVTSLKGRVWRIFDTDGDGFEDATNPFSDELAAPYGLWAQAEYVDVINKYGLLRLFDEDNDQRADRVVTLASGWGHTADYHDWAVGLSRDQQGRYLMALPCQQDDRNSAAGRYRGQVLRLTPRQIDNDMPMSYHIESISAGHRFPMGIALSEEQKLFVTDNQGNYNPYNELNYVTPRAHFGFVNRLDSLADRPAVTAPAIKIPHPWTRSVNGICFLETPRQLTAARFGPFEGHLIGCEYDTRRLIRFSLQTIGDTVQGAAYPFSLAEETDGEGLMGPIVCAISPRAEIYIGEIRDSGWGGGQNVGALVRLSPDLQHLPNGIAEVSAISNGFRLTFVCPVDPQRAVNPKNYAVESVTRTATPAYGGADHDRRQETIRELRMVDEKTVEIFFEQLRTGFVYEFRLRNLSKDQQMFYPAEAYYTLNQIPRE; encoded by the coding sequence ATGGCCCAACAAAAATTCCAACGCTTCCGCACTTGCGTCTGTTTGTCGATCTTGGCGACCGTTGTTGGTCAGACTCAGCAGGCTAGTTCGCAGGACAGCGCGCAGGACGGCGAAACAATCCGAGGAACTTATGCTGCCGGACTAATTGTTCGAATTGCCGATCAAGAAGGTCGTTTTGTTGAGCAGATCGACGATACGCTGGGCGGTTGGCTCGATTCGAATACGAAATGGAGTGCGACGAAGGCTGACACGTCTTGGAAGATAAAGTGGAATGGATTCTTACTGGCCAAGCCTGAGGGACGTTTCCGCTTTCATGGTTACGCGCGCGGCACGGTCCGAATTACAGTCGACGGAACGCAGTGTTTTTACTCGGATACGGATACGCCATCATGGGTTGAATCCGAACCGGTCGAATTGGAATATGGTTGGCGAACGCTTCAGGTTGATTATCAACCCAAGGGTCAGCAACCGCTATTGAAGATTGCTTGGTCTGGGCCCGGATTCGAACGGGAGTTGATTCCGAGTCGTGCTTTATTTTACAACCCGTCACGTTCAATCGGCACTCCCGAGCAGCGTGGCGGCAAGTTAGTACGGGATATGGGCTGCAAGGCTTGTCATCGCCTGGATCGCGTGCCAGATCTCGATCCAGCTCCGTCACTTGCGAATCTCTCAACCCACATGTCTCGACATTGGCTAATCGATTGGTTGACGAAGCCGAATTCGCATTCAGGGATGTTGCCAAACTTTGAATTTACACCAAAACAGGTGAACGCGATCGCGGATCATCTGTTAGCTGATCCGCCGGATGTGAAAGCGAAGGCGCCAGAGCCTGGAAATACGCAGCTTGGACAAAAGCTGTTTCGCACGATTGGTTGTCTGGCCTGTCATCGAGCGGACGACGTGGGACCCGTTTCAAGTAGGCGGGACCTGTCTCGCGTCGCTGATAAGCGATCTGCTGGTTTTCTATCGACTTATCTGCGGAATCCGCAATATCTTAACTCGGACCATCGCATGCCGGTTTTTGATTTGAGCGAAGAAGAGCAGAGAGATTTGGTTAGCTATCTCCTGACGTTGCGGTCGGACGGGAGTAAGCCAAGCTTTTCTGCCACTTCGCCATCGGTCGCAGGAAAGGCGCTCGTGAACGTTGTTCGCTGTGGAAGTTGCCATCAGCTGCCAGGCGACCCGATTGTTGTGGAAAAAATTCCGCTGCCCCGTCAGGTCGAGACGGATCGTGGCTGTTTGGCAGACTTGAATTCATCAGGTTCTCGTCCAAGTTACGAATTGTCCGACGCAGATCGCGACTTAGTGCAAGCGTTTTTGGCATCCAAGCCAGGGGGACTTTCGCGCATTGCCCCGGCCGAACCTTTGCAACGATTCGGGTGTGTGGCTTGTCATCCGCGTGAAGCGGAAGCCGGCATTGGACCCGTTGCTCTACAAGTGGCTGCTGTGGATCCATCTCTCGCTCCTCAAGTGCCTGCGTTGATCCCTCCCTCCTTGAATCAGATTGGAGATAAGTTAAACGAAAAAACATTGTCTCAAGTCATTGTGGGGAACGGATCCGATCGGCGGCCTTGGTTGTTGGTCCGCATGCCTCGCTTTCGATTTGAGCCGAATGAAGCCAAGTCGCTTGTTCGTAACTTGATCGCTGCAGATCGTTTGCCAGTTGAATCACGAAAGGTTGCTGGGGAGAATCTCAACGCGTCGCAGCTTGCTCATGGAGGTACCCGACTTGTCACGTCGGCGGGATTTGGATGTACGAGTTGTCACGCGATTGGCGAGTCGCAGCCACCAAACGGACCCTTGAACGCCCGTGGCCCCGATCTGGCTTCTGTGGGAGAACGCATTCGGCGGTCCTGGTTTGATCGTTGGCTTCGTAATCCGACACGCATCGTACCTCGAGTTGAAATGCCAGCAATCACTCATCCGGTAATAGGTGTCTTCGAACAGCAACTTGATCAGCAAGTGAACGCGGTTTGGCACGTGCTCAACCAATCCGATTTTCGTCCACCTGAGTCGGATGCGTTGAGAGTTGTGCGTCGTACGGGTAATTCGGATCAGCGGAGCATCGTGTTGACGGATGTGCTTTATTCACGCGGCGAACTGTTTGTGAAACCGTTTCTTGTTGCCTTACCAAATCGGCACAATGTTTTGTTTGATTTCAAGACGGGGCGGCTCGCAGAGTGGACAATCGGTGATGCAGCGCGGCAGCGGACGAAAGGTAAAACATGGTTTTGGGATTTGGCCGGAACGCGAATGCTCCTGGATAATAGTCCCGATTCGGATGTCGCAATTCTCGCAGCGGGCAAGCGGTACTTTGCGGAAACCCAGGGGCAGTTTGTGACGCAGGCCGATCGTTGGAGCCATGATGACGGGGGTGTTGAGTTTCAGACTCGTTTGGAGTTTGCTGGGCCGAGTCCAACAAGGTTGTGGCTGACCCAACGGATACAGCCATCGAGCAATTCTCCCGCAACCGCTTGGCAACGCAAGCTTTCATTCGATGGAGACGTTGCTCGCAGCGATTTGTCGGTGCGTGTGATTCCTGACGGTCAACTGGATCAAATGAATTTGTCGTCCGATGCGAGGGTTGCCGAATTACCGGATGGGCGTCGTGTTCGCATTCTTAGTGATGGGAATGCCAAGTTTCATGCAGACGGCTTTGTCGTTATGGGGGCGGCCGCCGGTTCCGCCGAAATCTTACTCGAATATGAATCGTCAATTCGCTCCGATCAGTTTCCAGAAATTGTTGCGAAAGATACCTCTCAGTCGCCGGCAAAAATACGTGTCGTACCGGGTTTCGAAGCTTACCGTTTACCAATTGGTAACTCGATGATGCCGACTGGCTTAAGTTGGCGACCGGATGGAAATCTCTACGTTACTTCGTTGAAAGGGCGTGTCTGGCGAATTTTTGATACGGACGGAGATGGATTCGAAGATGCGACGAATCCATTTAGTGATGAATTAGCCGCCCCCTATGGTTTGTGGGCACAGGCGGAATACGTGGATGTAATCAACAAGTACGGTTTGTTGCGACTGTTCGATGAGGACAACGACCAACGAGCGGATCGAGTCGTAACGCTTGCGTCAGGTTGGGGGCACACGGCCGATTACCATGACTGGGCCGTGGGTTTGTCACGCGACCAACAGGGACGGTATTTAATGGCGCTTCCGTGCCAACAAGATGATCGCAACTCGGCGGCAGGCCGATACAGAGGACAGGTGCTGCGGCTGACACCTCGTCAAATCGATAACGATATGCCCATGTCCTATCATATCGAATCCATTTCAGCCGGTCATCGATTTCCCATGGGAATCGCGTTGTCAGAGGAGCAGAAACTTTTCGTGACCGACAATCAAGGAAATTACAATCCCTACAACGAATTGAATTACGTTACGCCTCGGGCGCACTTTGGATTCGTTAATCGATTGGACTCTTTGGCGGATCGTCCCGCGGTAACGGCTCCAGCGATCAAGATTCCACATCCCTGGACGCGCAGCGTGAATGGGATTTGTTTTCTGGAGACGCCGAGGCAATTGACAGCAGCCCGATTTGGTCCCTTTGAAGGTCATCTGATTGGTTGTGAATACGACACACGTCGACTGATTCGATTCAGTTTGCAGACGATCGGCGATACGGTGCAAGGTGCTGCCTATCCCTTTAGTCTTGCAGAAGAAACAGATGGAGAAGGGCTGATGGGGCCAATTGTTTGTGCTATTTCGCCTCGGGCAGAGATCTACATTGGTGAGATACGCGATAGTGGTTGGGGCGGTGGTCAAAATGTTGGGGCTTTGGTGCGTCTGTCACCTGATCTGCAACACTTGCCCAATGGAATCGCTGAAGTCTCGGCGATTTCAAACGGATTTCGTCTCACCTTCGTTTGCCCTGTTGATCCGCAACGGGCTGTTAACCCCAAGAACTATGCCGTGGAATCGGTGACACGTACAGCGACGCCGGCCTATGGAGGAGCAGATCACGACCGACGACAAGAGACCATCCGCGAATTGCGCATGGTGGATGAGAAAACCGTGGAGATATTCTTCGAGCAATTACGGACCGGCTTTGTCTACGAGTTTCGCTTGAGGAATCTCAGCAAAGATCAACAAATGTTCTACCCTGCCGAAGCCTATTACACGCTCAATCAAATCCCTCGTGAATAG